From a region of the Nonlabens dokdonensis DSW-6 genome:
- a CDS encoding bacteriorhodopsin, translating to MIQDLGNSNFENYVGATDGFSEMAYQMTSHVLTLGYAVMFAGLLYFILTIKNVDKKYRMSNILSAVVMVSAALLLYAQAGNWTESFAFDAERGKYFLVEGGDLFNNGYRYLNWLIDVPMLLFQILFVVQLTKSKLSSVRNQFWFSGAMMIITGYIGQYYEVTDLSAFFIWGAISTVFFFHILWLMNKVIKEGKVGIPKKGQKILSNIWILFLVSWFLYPGAYLMPHLGGIEGFLFNESGVVGRQITYTIADVCSKVIYGVLLGNLALVLSKNKEMIETA from the coding sequence ATGATACAAGATTTAGGAAATTCAAATTTTGAGAATTATGTAGGTGCTACAGACGGATTCTCTGAAATGGCTTATCAAATGACATCACACGTACTCACATTGGGATATGCTGTAATGTTTGCTGGTTTGCTCTATTTTATTTTAACTATTAAAAATGTAGATAAGAAATACAGAATGTCCAATATACTTTCTGCTGTGGTGATGGTTTCTGCTGCATTGCTTTTATATGCTCAAGCAGGAAACTGGACAGAAAGTTTTGCTTTTGATGCAGAAAGAGGAAAGTACTTTCTAGTTGAAGGTGGCGATTTGTTTAATAACGGTTATCGTTATTTAAACTGGCTTATAGATGTACCGATGCTGTTATTTCAAATACTATTTGTAGTGCAACTCACTAAATCTAAATTAAGCTCTGTACGTAATCAATTTTGGTTTTCTGGAGCAATGATGATTATTACAGGTTACATAGGTCAATATTATGAGGTAACTGATTTAAGCGCATTCTTTATTTGGGGAGCAATATCGACAGTATTTTTCTTCCATATATTATGGTTAATGAACAAAGTTATTAAAGAAGGTAAAGTAGGAATCCCTAAAAAAGGTCAGAAAATATTATCTAATATCTGGATTTTATTCTTGGTCTCGTGGTTCTTGTATCCAGGAGCTTATTTAATGCCGCATCTCGGTGGAATTGAAGGATTCTTGTTTAACGAGTCAGGTGTCGTAGGAAGACAAATCACCTACACTATTGCAGACGTTTGTTCTAAAGTAATTTATGGTGTATTACTTGGTAATTTGGCACTTGTATTAAGTAAAAACAAAGAAATGATAGAAACAGCCTAA
- a CDS encoding ferritin-like domain-containing protein — protein MNYTKEVSQKLNDLLTKNYDAEAGYKLAKEQVDSTRLQNFFDRQVQERYNFGHELKEEIRSYGEEVDKGTSLKGDAHRTWMNLKSTFTSDNEEAILEEAIRGEKTAVEEYNKVISETTLPPSTKSILTKHRDEILNSLTRVIAMEEIA, from the coding sequence ATGAATTACACAAAAGAAGTATCCCAAAAATTAAACGATTTACTAACTAAAAATTACGATGCTGAGGCTGGATATAAACTTGCCAAAGAACAAGTAGACAGTACTAGATTGCAAAATTTCTTTGATAGACAAGTACAAGAGCGCTATAACTTTGGACATGAATTGAAAGAGGAAATTAGAAGTTATGGAGAAGAAGTAGACAAAGGAACAAGCTTAAAAGGAGATGCACATCGCACATGGATGAATTTAAAATCTACTTTTACTTCAGATAATGAAGAAGCGATCTTAGAAGAAGCGATCCGTGGAGAGAAAACTGCAGTAGAAGAATATAACAAGGTAATTTCAGAAACGACATTACCGCCATCTACAAAAAGTATTCTAACCAAGCACAGAGATGAAATTCTCAACTCATTAACAAGAGTAATTGCAATGGAAGAAATAGCCTAA
- a CDS encoding ribonucleoside-diphosphate reductase subunit alpha, whose translation MFVVKRDGHKEPVMFDKITARVRKLCYGLSNHVDPVKVAMRVIDGLYDGVTTSELDNLAAETAATMTTAHPDYARLAARISVSNLHKNTKKTFSDVVTDLYEYVNPRTSKKAPMISDEVYKVIQDNADRLNSAIIYNRDFGYDYFGFKTLERSYLLKINGQIAERPQHMLMRVSVGIHIDDLDAAIETYELMSKKFFTHATPTLFNAGTPKPQMSSCFLLTMQDDSIEGIYDTLKQTAKISQSAGGIGLSIHNIRARGSYIGGTNGTSNGIVPMLKVYNDTARYVDQGGGKRKGSFAIYMEPWHADIFDFLDLKKNHGKEEMRARDLFYAMWISDLFMKRVETNDTWTLMCPHECPDLYNVHGDEFEALYTKYEQEGKGRKTIPARELWDKILESQIETGTPYMLYKDAANNKSNQKNLGTIRSSNLCTEIIEYTAPDEVAVCNLASIALPMFVKDGAFDHKALYKVTKRVTRNLNKVIDRNYYPVKEAENSNMRHRPVGLGIQGLADAFIMLRLPFTCDEAKQLNSDIFETLYFAACEASMEMAQEEGAYSTFAGSPMSQGQFQYNMWNINDDQLSGRWNWADLRTKVMEHGVRNSLLVAPMPTASTSQILGNNEAFEPYTSNIYTRRTLSGEFIVVNKHLLKDLVDLGLWDDSLKNAIMRNNGSIQAIEGIPEDIKELYKTVWELKMKDIIDMSRERGYFIDQSQSLNLFMENVTTSKLTSMHFYAWKSGLKTGMYYLRTKAAVDAIKFTVTKEKKAVPVATPVSTPVINTAAPAQAANTLRAQQVQKPAPVAAPTPVAPAPGQTQSLFVDDSAPAAANVMNQAQPIVNTNVVTENEEMSAEEYKLILQRAKEAASNGDDCEMCGS comes from the coding sequence ATGTTTGTAGTAAAAAGAGACGGCCACAAAGAGCCAGTAATGTTTGACAAGATCACAGCGAGAGTACGTAAATTATGTTACGGCCTTAGTAACCATGTAGATCCTGTAAAAGTAGCCATGAGAGTTATTGATGGTTTGTACGATGGCGTTACCACAAGTGAACTAGACAACCTAGCTGCAGAAACTGCTGCGACAATGACTACGGCTCATCCAGACTACGCAAGACTTGCTGCGCGCATCTCTGTTTCTAACTTGCATAAAAACACAAAAAAGACCTTTAGCGACGTGGTAACTGATTTATATGAATATGTAAATCCGCGTACGAGTAAAAAGGCGCCTATGATCTCTGACGAGGTTTATAAAGTAATACAAGATAATGCAGACCGTTTGAACTCGGCCATTATTTACAATCGTGATTTTGGGTACGATTACTTTGGGTTTAAAACTTTAGAGCGCAGTTATTTATTAAAAATAAACGGTCAGATTGCAGAGCGACCACAGCACATGTTGATGCGTGTATCGGTAGGAATACATATTGACGATCTTGATGCTGCCATTGAGACTTATGAGTTGATGTCTAAAAAGTTCTTCACTCATGCAACGCCTACCTTATTTAACGCAGGAACGCCTAAACCTCAAATGTCTTCTTGTTTCTTATTGACAATGCAAGATGATAGTATAGAAGGTATTTACGATACATTAAAACAAACAGCTAAAATCTCACAAAGCGCTGGCGGAATAGGTTTGTCTATTCACAACATACGCGCTAGAGGTTCCTACATCGGTGGTACTAATGGTACTTCTAACGGTATAGTTCCTATGCTTAAAGTATATAACGACACTGCTCGTTATGTAGATCAAGGTGGAGGAAAGCGTAAAGGTTCTTTTGCTATTTATATGGAACCATGGCATGCAGATATTTTTGACTTCCTTGATCTTAAAAAGAATCACGGTAAAGAAGAAATGCGTGCAAGAGACCTATTCTACGCGATGTGGATCTCAGATCTTTTTATGAAGCGTGTGGAAACTAATGATACTTGGACATTAATGTGTCCTCATGAATGTCCAGATCTTTATAATGTTCATGGTGATGAGTTTGAAGCATTGTACACTAAATACGAGCAAGAAGGAAAAGGTCGCAAAACCATTCCCGCACGTGAGCTTTGGGATAAAATTCTAGAATCTCAAATTGAAACTGGAACACCATACATGTTGTATAAAGATGCAGCAAACAACAAGTCCAATCAGAAAAATCTAGGTACTATTAGATCATCAAATCTTTGTACCGAGATTATTGAATACACGGCACCAGATGAAGTGGCTGTTTGTAATCTAGCGTCTATCGCCTTACCTATGTTTGTGAAGGATGGTGCTTTTGATCATAAAGCCTTATACAAAGTAACAAAAAGAGTGACACGTAACTTGAATAAAGTTATCGATCGCAACTATTATCCTGTTAAAGAAGCCGAAAACTCTAACATGCGTCATAGACCTGTAGGGTTAGGTATACAAGGTCTTGCAGACGCTTTTATCATGCTGCGTTTGCCTTTTACATGTGATGAGGCAAAACAATTGAACTCTGACATTTTTGAGACATTATATTTTGCAGCTTGTGAAGCCTCTATGGAAATGGCACAAGAAGAAGGTGCTTATTCTACGTTTGCTGGTTCACCTATGTCACAAGGACAGTTTCAATATAACATGTGGAACATCAATGACGACCAATTAAGCGGAAGATGGAATTGGGCAGACTTGAGAACAAAAGTAATGGAGCATGGTGTAAGAAACTCACTTCTTGTTGCACCTATGCCTACAGCGAGTACATCACAAATACTCGGAAACAATGAAGCCTTTGAACCTTATACTTCTAACATTTATACACGTAGAACACTTTCTGGTGAGTTTATAGTAGTGAACAAGCATTTGTTAAAAGACCTCGTAGATTTAGGCCTTTGGGATGATAGCTTGAAAAATGCTATCATGCGTAATAATGGTTCTATTCAAGCAATAGAAGGAATTCCAGAAGATATTAAAGAGCTTTATAAGACCGTTTGGGAATTAAAGATGAAAGACATCATCGATATGTCTCGAGAAAGAGGTTACTTTATTGATCAATCACAATCTTTGAACCTGTTCATGGAAAACGTGACGACATCAAAGTTGACTTCTATGCATTTCTACGCATGGAAGAGCGGTTTAAAAACTGGAATGTACTACCTAAGAACAAAAGCTGCCGTAGATGCCATCAAATTTACTGTAACTAAAGAAAAGAAAGCTGTTCCAGTAGCTACACCAGTAAGTACTCCTGTAATCAATACAGCAGCGCCAGCCCAAGCAGCAAATACGTTACGAGCGCAGCAAGTTCAAAAGCCTGCACCTGTAGCAGCTCCTACACCAGTTGCTCCGGCACCAGGACAGACACAATCTCTATTTGTAGATGACAGCGCGCCTGCTGCAGCAAATGTTATGAATCAAGCGCAACCTATCGTAAACACTAATGTGGTTACAGAGAATGAAGAAATGAGTGCCGAAGAGTATAAACTTATATTACAACGCGCCAAAGAAGCTGCCAGCAATGGTGATGATTGCGAGATGTGCGGATCTTAG
- a CDS encoding sodium-translocating pyrophosphatase yields the protein MESYMIYMPLVLAALGLLYMFIKKSWVLKQDAGDGKMKEISDYIYEGALAFLKAEYKLLAIFVAIVSVALFVVSLVVPTTHWLIVIAFIFGAVFSAYAGNIGMKIATKTNVRTTQAARTSLPNALKISFGGGTVMGLGVAGLAVLGLTAFFIFFYHYFMGGQWTDTDAMTIVLETLAGFSLGAESIALFARVGGGIYTKAADVGADLVGKVEAGIPEDDPRNPATIADNVGDNVGDVAGMGADLFGSYVATVLAAMVLGNYVIKDMGGNIVSEGFGGIGPVLLPMAIAGVGIIISVIGTMLVKIKSNDAKEAQVMGALNVGNWTSIVLVAAACFGLCKWMLPETMRMEFFGEGLLEISSMNVFYATLVGLVVGAVISSVTEYYTGLGKKPILKIVQQSSTGAGTNIIAGLATGMISTFPSVLLFAGAIWASYAFAGFYGVALAASAMMATTAMQLAIDAFGPISDNAGGIAEMSEQEPIVRERTDILDSVGNTTAATGKGFAIASAALTSLALFAAYVTFTGIDGINIFKAPVLAMLFVGGMVPVVFSALAMNAVGKAAMEMVEEVRRQFRDIPGIMEGTGKPEYDKCVDISTQASLKQMLLPGVLTIGFPLVIAFVPMIFGMDHLAIAEMLGGYMAGVTVSGVLWAIFQNNAGGAWDNAKKSFEAGVEINGEMTYKGSDAHKAAVTGDTVGDPFKDTSGPSMNILIKLTCLIGLVIAPILGGHTDDAQAAVPTVIEVNNIQDVAVNGESITIQDVDVQKTVDDETGMVTANVTIKRKVNGATVSKTHHLKGTKAEVDAQIAQLDAEVTSFK from the coding sequence ATGGAATCATACATGATTTATATGCCACTTGTGCTGGCAGCTCTAGGATTACTTTACATGTTCATCAAAAAATCTTGGGTCTTGAAACAAGATGCTGGAGATGGAAAAATGAAAGAGATTTCAGATTACATTTATGAAGGTGCACTCGCCTTCTTAAAAGCTGAATATAAATTGCTAGCTATTTTTGTAGCTATAGTGAGTGTGGCACTTTTTGTAGTTTCTCTTGTGGTACCAACAACACACTGGTTAATTGTAATAGCATTTATTTTTGGAGCTGTATTTTCTGCATATGCTGGAAATATAGGGATGAAAATTGCTACCAAAACTAACGTGCGAACTACTCAAGCTGCTCGTACGAGTTTACCAAATGCCTTAAAGATATCTTTTGGCGGTGGTACCGTAATGGGTTTAGGTGTTGCTGGACTTGCTGTTTTAGGTCTCACAGCTTTCTTTATCTTCTTTTACCACTATTTTATGGGTGGACAATGGACTGATACTGATGCAATGACTATTGTACTAGAGACGCTAGCTGGTTTCTCATTAGGAGCAGAGTCTATTGCGCTTTTTGCACGTGTAGGTGGTGGAATATACACCAAAGCTGCAGACGTAGGTGCTGACCTCGTAGGTAAAGTAGAAGCTGGTATTCCTGAAGATGATCCTCGTAACCCAGCAACTATTGCAGATAACGTAGGAGATAATGTAGGTGATGTAGCGGGAATGGGTGCTGATTTATTTGGTTCTTATGTGGCGACCGTTCTTGCGGCGATGGTATTAGGAAATTACGTAATCAAAGATATGGGCGGCAATATTGTCAGTGAAGGATTTGGTGGTATAGGTCCGGTTCTTTTACCTATGGCAATTGCAGGTGTAGGAATTATTATCTCTGTAATAGGAACTATGCTGGTTAAAATAAAAAGTAACGATGCAAAAGAGGCTCAGGTAATGGGTGCTTTAAACGTAGGTAACTGGACTTCTATAGTTCTTGTTGCTGCAGCATGTTTTGGTCTTTGTAAATGGATGCTTCCTGAAACGATGAGAATGGAATTCTTTGGTGAAGGACTTCTTGAGATTTCTTCGATGAATGTTTTCTATGCAACGCTGGTAGGACTAGTAGTAGGTGCTGTAATATCATCTGTAACTGAATATTATACAGGATTAGGTAAAAAGCCTATCTTGAAAATTGTACAGCAATCTTCTACAGGCGCAGGAACGAACATCATTGCAGGTCTTGCGACAGGTATGATTTCTACGTTCCCATCAGTATTATTATTTGCTGGTGCGATTTGGGCATCTTATGCTTTTGCAGGTTTTTATGGAGTTGCTCTTGCAGCTAGTGCGATGATGGCAACAACAGCAATGCAATTAGCGATCGACGCTTTCGGCCCTATATCTGATAATGCCGGTGGAATTGCCGAGATGAGCGAGCAAGAACCTATCGTTAGAGAACGTACTGATATTTTAGATTCTGTTGGGAATACTACCGCTGCAACTGGTAAAGGTTTTGCAATTGCTAGTGCCGCATTAACTTCACTGGCTTTGTTTGCTGCTTATGTTACTTTTACAGGAATAGACGGTATCAATATTTTTAAAGCGCCAGTACTTGCAATGTTGTTTGTAGGAGGAATGGTGCCAGTGGTATTTAGTGCTCTTGCGATGAATGCTGTAGGAAAAGCAGCCATGGAGATGGTAGAAGAAGTAAGAAGGCAGTTTAGAGATATTCCAGGAATAATGGAAGGAACTGGTAAGCCCGAATATGATAAATGTGTAGATATCTCTACACAAGCATCCTTAAAGCAAATGTTGTTACCAGGTGTTCTTACTATAGGTTTTCCTTTAGTAATAGCTTTTGTTCCGATGATTTTTGGAATGGATCATCTTGCTATTGCAGAGATGTTAGGTGGTTACATGGCAGGAGTTACTGTAAGTGGTGTGCTATGGGCAATTTTCCAGAACAACGCAGGTGGAGCTTGGGATAATGCAAAGAAATCATTTGAAGCAGGTGTAGAAATTAATGGTGAAATGACTTATAAAGGTTCTGATGCACACAAGGCAGCAGTGACTGGCGATACTGTAGGAGATCCTTTTAAAGATACGTCTGGACCTTCTATGAACATTTTAATCAAGTTAACTTGTTTAATAGGTTTAGTAATTGCTCCTATTTTGGGTGGTCACACTGATGATGCACAAGCCGCTGTGCCAACTGTTATAGAAGTGAATAACATACAAGATGTAGCTGTTAATGGTGAAAGTATTACTATACAAGATGTTGATGTGCAAAAAACTGTTGATGATGAAACAGGAATGGTAACCGCAAATGTTACTATTAAACGTAAAGTAAATGGTGCTACAGTTTCAAAAACACATCATTTAAAAGGCACTAAAGCTGAGGTAGATGCTCAAATAGCACAATTAGATGCCGAGGTAACTAGTTTTAAATAA
- a CDS encoding BspA family leucine-rich repeat surface protein, whose translation MRLFTFIAVLFFGFIASAQTVDDFVFEVDLTNSPSTAYSFKLDTASSVTVDWGDGTSDNYFNNTSSNQPVTATHNYSSQAVYTVFINNQLDTVRFSSDIPLTITQWGTSVWKTMFNTFTNCENLTISTTDTPDLSLVTSMSIMFKGASNFNSDISNWDVSGVTNMSEMFSDATSFNQPLDGWDVSNVVIMHRMFYDATSFNQSLNSWNVSSVTDMEYMFLRASTFNQPLNNWNVSSVTKMSYMFTEATSFNSDISTWDVSSVTNMRNMFEEATDFNQPIDNWDVSGVTNMNEMFHNAISFDQSLNNWNISSVSDMGNMFWNATSFNQPLNNWDLSNATEIIELFRGATSFNQPLDGWDVSNVSVMNAVFNDATSFNQPLNNWDVSGVTEMRSLFNGATSFDQPLNTWDVSSVTTMSFMFYNSSSFNQDISSWNFNNTVDLTFFISSSGLDVNNYDALLQRFVQLNLPYNSMSSSSFRVNGLEYCDVLSRAALIQDGWNFQGDTLSSSCSNATTDEFVFSVETTGQYIYSFQFSATGTVTIDWGDGTTDTFTNVTDQGVFHSYPSSFAVYTIIINNQLDSFKFSRDNPLTIIQWGTSTWQTMFEAFSGCANLTITANDAPDLSQVTDMSYMFYDAPTFNSDISNWDVSNVTDMSYMFTGGNASTDFNQPLNNWDVSNVTNMNSMFHRAFNFNQPLNNWDVSNVTDMSYMFSQTSSYNQPLALWDVSNVTDMSHMFNNASSFNQNISNWVVSSVLDMSNMFSRADVFNQPLNSWNVSNVTDMSSMFASTSLSLSSFNQPLSNWDVSSVTDMSNMFNGANVFNQPLNIWDVSSVTNMSGMFYEASVFNQPLNTWDVSSVTNMSNMFYEASVFNQPLNTWNVSNVTDMSNMFGRSNSFDQLLNSWDVSSVTSMRGMFSGATDFNQLLDSWDVSNVTSMRGMFSGATSFNLDISSWDVSSVTDMRAMFQGATSFNQPLNTWDVSGVMRMTSINNFVSFFNSSEGMFEDATSFNQPLNSWDVSGVTEMNGMFKGATSFNQPLDNWDVSNVFRMNLMFNDAISFNQDLSSWNFNQFISSTYFVSGSGLDIDNYDALLQRYVQLNVSYTNSGSYTFNASGLEYCDSFSREILIQNGWPIVGDTLSSSCPNTILSGNVLYDFDLNGCDPSDFPAQNMAITITDGTNELVVYTIDGQYSVNLPDDNFTLTPEVNSNLFISTPPSVSVTIAGGANQTQDFCLTATTPVDDLEITILPLEDARPGFDTNYKLIYKNKGNTRLSGSVNFTYEDDFMNFLTANPATTSSSTGMLSWDFVNLDPFETREIEFTMNLNAPTDPAFPLNSNDLLDFSATINPTANDDTPLDNVFDLQQTVVNSYDPNDKTCLQGETILPTMVGEYVHYRIRFENEGTASAVNVKIVDYIDTSKFDIATLKPLSASHDYTTTITEGNKVEFLFDNINLPFTAPASQGYVLFKIKTVDTLVLGDDFTNQAEIYFDFNFPIITNLETTTVAVPLNINDSNLLEVSLYPNPAQNTVSLTSNLAFNEYTIYDTLGAIVLQQKLDSPTLSQDILVDHLVSGLYFVEVKGDQSSSVLKLIKE comes from the coding sequence ATGAGGCTTTTTACTTTTATAGCTGTTTTGTTTTTTGGATTTATTGCAAGTGCGCAGACCGTGGATGATTTTGTTTTTGAGGTTGATTTGACAAATAGTCCTTCAACAGCTTATTCTTTTAAACTTGACACAGCTAGCTCTGTTACTGTAGATTGGGGTGATGGTACAAGCGATAATTATTTTAACAACACTAGTAGCAACCAGCCAGTTACTGCTACACATAACTATTCTTCTCAAGCAGTTTATACAGTTTTTATCAACAATCAATTGGACACGGTTCGATTTTCATCAGATATTCCATTAACAATTACCCAATGGGGTACATCAGTATGGAAAACGATGTTTAATACTTTTACCAATTGTGAAAATTTAACCATCTCAACTACCGATACACCAGATCTAAGCCTTGTAACAAGCATGAGTATAATGTTTAAAGGTGCAAGTAATTTTAATTCTGACATATCAAATTGGGATGTTTCTGGAGTTACTAATATGAGTGAGATGTTTAGTGACGCCACAAGTTTCAATCAACCCTTAGACGGCTGGGATGTTTCTAATGTTGTTATTATGCATAGAATGTTTTATGATGCCACAAGTTTTAATCAATCTTTAAATAGTTGGAATGTTTCTTCTGTTACTGACATGGAATATATGTTTTTGAGAGCATCAACTTTTAACCAGCCTTTGAATAATTGGAATGTATCAAGTGTTACTAAGATGTCATATATGTTTACAGAAGCTACCTCTTTTAATTCTGATATATCCACTTGGGACGTATCTAGTGTTACTAATATGAGAAATATGTTTGAGGAAGCAACAGATTTTAATCAGCCTATTGATAATTGGGATGTTTCTGGAGTTACTAATATGAATGAAATGTTTCACAATGCAATTAGTTTTGACCAGTCTTTAAATAATTGGAATATTTCTAGTGTTTCAGATATGGGAAATATGTTCTGGAATGCAACTTCATTTAATCAGCCTTTAAATAATTGGGATCTTTCCAATGCTACCGAAATTATTGAATTGTTTAGAGGTGCCACCTCATTCAATCAACCCTTAGACGGCTGGGATGTTTCTAACGTTAGCGTTATGAATGCTGTATTTAATGATGCAACTTCTTTTAACCAACCATTAAATAATTGGGATGTATCTGGTGTTACTGAGATGAGGAGTTTATTTAATGGTGCAACGTCTTTTGATCAGCCTTTAAATACTTGGGACGTTTCTAGCGTAACTACCATGTCCTTTATGTTTTACAATTCATCATCTTTTAATCAAGATATATCTTCGTGGAACTTTAATAACACTGTTGACCTTACTTTCTTTATATCTAGTTCTGGTCTGGATGTCAATAATTATGACGCCTTATTACAACGCTTTGTACAGCTCAATTTACCATATAATTCAATGTCTTCAAGTTCATTTAGAGTAAATGGTTTAGAATATTGCGATGTTTTGTCTCGCGCAGCTCTTATTCAAGATGGATGGAACTTCCAAGGCGATACTTTATCATCATCTTGTTCTAATGCAACAACAGATGAATTTGTATTTAGTGTTGAGACTACAGGACAATATATTTATTCTTTTCAATTTTCTGCAACAGGCACGGTGACTATTGATTGGGGTGATGGGACAACAGATACCTTTACTAATGTAACAGACCAAGGGGTTTTTCATAGCTATCCATCCTCATTTGCTGTTTACACGATCATAATTAATAATCAATTAGATTCTTTTAAATTTTCAAGAGATAATCCGTTAACTATTATCCAATGGGGAACTTCAACATGGCAAACTATGTTTGAAGCATTTAGCGGTTGTGCAAATTTAACTATCACAGCAAACGATGCGCCTGACTTAAGTCAAGTAACCGATATGTCTTACATGTTTTATGATGCTCCTACATTCAATTCTGATATATCAAACTGGGATGTTTCTAATGTTACAGATATGAGTTATATGTTTACTGGAGGAAATGCATCGACAGACTTTAATCAACCTTTAAATAATTGGGACGTTTCAAACGTTACTAACATGAATAGTATGTTTCATCGAGCTTTTAATTTCAATCAGCCTTTAAATAATTGGGACGTTTCAAATGTTACTGATATGAGTTACATGTTTTCACAAACTTCATCATATAATCAGCCATTAGCTTTATGGGACGTTTCAAACGTTACCGACATGTCCCACATGTTTAATAATGCTTCTTCGTTTAACCAAAATATTAGTAATTGGGTTGTTTCTAGTGTTCTAGATATGTCTAATATGTTTTCTCGTGCTGATGTTTTTAATCAACCATTAAATAGCTGGAATGTTTCTAATGTTACTGATATGAGTTCTATGTTTGCTTCAACATCACTTAGCTTGAGCAGCTTTAATCAACCTTTAAGCAATTGGGATGTATCAAGTGTAACGGATATGAGTAATATGTTTAATGGCGCAAATGTTTTTAATCAACCTTTAAATATTTGGGACGTATCTAGTGTGACAAATATGAGTGGCATGTTTTATGAAGCAAGTGTTTTTAATCAACCTTTAAATACTTGGGACGTATCTAGTGTGACTAATATGAGCAATATGTTTTATGAAGCAAGTGTATTTAATCAACCTTTAAATACTTGGAATGTTTCAAATGTTACCGATATGAGTAATATGTTCGGAAGGTCTAATAGCTTCGACCAGCTTTTAAATAGCTGGGATGTTTCTAGTGTGACAAGTATGCGAGGAATGTTTTCTGGTGCCACTGATTTTAATCAACTCTTAGATTCTTGGGATGTTTCTAATGTGACCAGTATGCGAGGCATGTTTTCTGGTGCCACGAGTTTTAATTTAGACATATCTTCATGGGATGTTTCAAGTGTTACAGATATGCGTGCTATGTTTCAGGGCGCCACCTCTTTTAATCAACCATTGAATACTTGGGATGTTTCCGGCGTAATGAGAATGACTTCTATTAATAATTTTGTAAGTTTTTTTAATTCATCAGAGGGAATGTTCGAAGACGCAACTTCTTTTAATCAGCCTTTAAATAGTTGGGATGTCTCTGGAGTTACTGAGATGAATGGAATGTTTAAAGGTGCTACTTCATTTAATCAACCGTTAGATAACTGGGATGTTTCTAACGTCTTTAGAATGAATCTTATGTTTAATGATGCCATTTCTTTTAATCAAGATTTATCGTCATGGAATTTTAATCAATTTATTTCGAGTACATATTTTGTTAGTGGATCTGGTCTGGATATTGATAATTATGACGCTTTGCTACAGCGTTATGTTCAACTTAATGTTTCTTATACTAATAGTGGCAGTTATACTTTCAATGCCAGTGGCTTAGAGTATTGCGACAGTTTTTCAAGAGAAATACTTATTCAAAATGGATGGCCTATAGTGGGAGATACTTTATCATCATCTTGCCCAAACACTATTCTTTCTGGTAATGTATTGTACGATTTTGATTTAAATGGTTGTGATCCTTCTGATTTCCCTGCTCAAAATATGGCTATTACTATTACTGACGGTACGAACGAACTAGTAGTTTATACTATTGATGGTCAGTACAGTGTAAATTTACCTGATGATAATTTTACGCTAACACCAGAGGTGAATTCAAATTTGTTTATTTCTACGCCTCCATCTGTCTCTGTTACTATTGCAGGTGGCGCAAATCAAACCCAAGACTTCTGCCTCACCGCAACAACTCCAGTTGATGATCTAGAAATAACCATTTTACCACTAGAAGATGCCCGACCAGGTTTTGATACCAACTACAAACTCATCTATAAAAACAAAGGAAACACTCGTTTGTCAGGCTCTGTAAACTTCACCTATGAAGATGATTTTATGAATTTTCTAACAGCAAATCCTGCGACAACTTCTTCAAGTACAGGAATGTTGAGTTGGGATTTTGTAAACCTTGATCCATTTGAAACTCGTGAGATTGAGTTTACTATGAATCTTAATGCACCTACAGATCCTGCTTTTCCTTTAAATAGTAATGATTTGTTAGACTTTAGTGCGACTATAAACCCAACGGCAAATGACGACACGCCACTAGATAACGTGTTTGATTTACAACAAACTGTTGTGAATTCTTACGATCCTAATGATAAGACTTGTTTACAAGGCGAGACTATTTTACCGACTATGGTAGGAGAATATGTGCATTATAGAATTCGTTTTGAGAATGAAGGAACAGCAAGTGCTGTAAACGTTAAAATTGTAGACTACATTGATACTTCAAAGTTTGATATTGCAACATTGAAACCATTAAGCGCCAGCCACGATTACACTACCACAATTACAGAAGGAAATAAAGTAGAGTTCTTATTTGATAATATTAATTTACCATTTACCGCGCCAGCCAGTCAAGGATATGTGTTGTTTAAAATCAAAACAGTAGATACATTAGTTTTAGGAGATGATTTTACTAATCAAGCCGAGATTTATTTTGATTTCAACTTCCCTATTATTACTAATCTAGAAACTACAACAGTTGCTGTTCCATTAAATATAAATGATAGCAATTTGTTAGAAGTAAGTCTTTATCCTAATCCAGCTCAAAACACGGTTAGTCTAACCAGTAACTTAGCGTTTAATGAATACACGATTTATGATACGCTAGGAGCAATTGTCTTACAGCAAAAATTAGATAGTCCAACTTTAAGTCAGGATATTCTCGTGGATCATTTGGTTTCAGGATTGTACTTTGTTGAGGTAAAAGGCGATCAAAGCAGCTCTGTTTTAAAACTGATAAAAGAGTAA